A section of the Callospermophilus lateralis isolate mCalLat2 chromosome 16, mCalLat2.hap1, whole genome shotgun sequence genome encodes:
- the LOC143382217 gene encoding large ribosomal subunit protein P1-like, with protein sequence MASVSGLACLYSVLIQHDNKVTIMEDKINALANVNTGSLICNTGASGPAPAAGVATAGGPVPTTTASSAEKKKVEAKKEESEDSNDYMGFGLFD encoded by the exons ATGGCCTCTGTATCTGGCCTGGCCTGTTTATACTCTGTCCTCATACAGCATGACAACAAGGTGACTATCATGGAGGATAAAATCAAT GCCCTGGCCAATGTTAATACTGGGAGCCTCATTTGCAACACAGGTGCCAGTGGGCCTGCTCCAGCAGCTGGTGTGGCAACAGCAGGAGGTCCTGTCCCCACCACCACAGCttcctcagctgagaagaagaaaGTGGAAGCAAAGAAGGAAGAATCTGAGGATTCCAATGATTACATGGGATTTGGTCTTTTTGACTAA